A region from the Vibrio artabrorum genome encodes:
- a CDS encoding carbohydrate porin, whose protein sequence is MKAVKLSLLTSSIILASSSYAAGTTLDYAKGGQVTFSGDVELNFNARKTDTENGLKVTDPGTSFNQDGRISFAVEGEKTLGSNTLSFKFNPTYNTEGEVGVDDVWLNLSRNNTDFKVGRFEAADLFPKGQDIFVNNAGDAADNSILTPNFYLYEMKEGRGRAKEAGQIMITQYFENITVEVSTVFGKRSDIADITKTTIDDSLYVRPVVTYTNEGFTISGGMEAQVLSDTIVVNGKDIGKRIGFGVTTGYSTDNFSVLANYAQMNAEDETDRSIGVNTTVYGFGLGYIKGINDVNKNGILNRPSGSLDTFYTSYEFKQVLGFDNFDTYLGAYYSQYSQNDTEKSANDLGTRLRLKYYF, encoded by the coding sequence ATGAAAGCAGTGAAATTAAGTTTATTAACTAGTTCTATTATTCTAGCCTCATCAAGTTATGCAGCAGGCACGACTCTTGATTATGCAAAAGGCGGACAAGTTACTTTTAGTGGTGATGTCGAATTAAACTTTAACGCTAGAAAAACTGATACAGAAAATGGATTAAAAGTAACTGACCCAGGTACAAGTTTCAATCAGGACGGTCGTATATCTTTTGCAGTTGAGGGAGAAAAAACGCTTGGATCTAATACTTTATCATTCAAGTTTAATCCTACGTATAATACCGAAGGTGAAGTCGGAGTCGATGATGTGTGGCTAAACCTGTCACGAAATAACACTGATTTTAAAGTGGGACGTTTTGAAGCCGCCGACCTATTCCCTAAAGGGCAGGATATTTTTGTCAATAATGCAGGTGATGCTGCAGACAATTCAATTTTGACACCAAATTTCTATCTTTATGAAATGAAAGAAGGACGCGGTCGAGCAAAAGAAGCGGGGCAAATAATGATAACTCAATATTTTGAGAATATTACAGTTGAAGTTTCTACTGTGTTTGGCAAACGCTCTGATATCGCAGACATAACAAAAACAACAATTGATGATTCTCTGTATGTTCGTCCTGTAGTTACATACACAAATGAAGGCTTCACCATTTCAGGAGGTATGGAAGCCCAAGTGCTTTCAGACACTATCGTCGTTAATGGTAAAGACATCGGCAAACGAATTGGTTTTGGTGTAACGACAGGTTATTCTACAGATAACTTTTCAGTACTAGCTAACTATGCTCAAATGAATGCTGAAGATGAAACAGACCGCTCTATAGGAGTTAATACTACAGTATATGGATTTGGTTTGGGCTATATTAAGGGCATAAATGATGTTAATAAGAATGGTATATTAAATAGACCATCTGGTTCACTTGATACCTTTTATACGTCATATGAATTCAAACAGGTGCTAGGATTTGATAATTTTGATACCTACTTAGGTGCTTATTATTCTCAATACTCTCAAAATGATACAGAAAAAAGTGCTAATGATTTGGGCACACGCTTACGCTTAAAGTACTATTTCTAA
- a CDS encoding MFS transporter, whose amino-acid sequence MKKKKFNKLTYVGYGMTDLFGSGAFAVISAWYMIFLTTYAGLSATQAASIFAISRILDAGLNPIMGMISDKFGMTRLGRRFGRRRFFLLLAIPLVPIYAALWVTDMPYLYYLLMIIAIETVATMVLIPWETLPTEMTTDFNSRSYMANWRFIWAGLAYTLANFIPGQLFKYLGEHDPDVFFYNAIIFSIIFAIAFLVTYLCTWERSDIDETCNIEEVSRLNIDKSKKGVAWQLIKSTIYESFSTLKIRAWRQHLVIYISSFTALDLFGGIFVFWVLYSLNLNKVVVADSMALGGFISLPLGFLSAWFLIKLGPRKMFTICYGVVLLSIIIITLLSYTDFDSTMMTTIISITTVFFVVFKGPLYFLPWSLYSFIPDVDEVVTKQRREGTYAGFMTLMRKFTQALSMMLLGVLLDLGGLVKNSSAQPESLNTMMAWILCVGVVGGLFVALFTVFKYNLNKHTHSILISEIDRLKSGGSMADVTDESRTVVEDLTGYKYEEVWGNNTLFVDHSENIQEKVELKTI is encoded by the coding sequence ATGAAGAAGAAAAAGTTCAATAAGTTAACCTATGTCGGTTATGGTATGACCGACTTATTTGGCAGTGGAGCATTTGCTGTTATTTCTGCTTGGTACATGATTTTTTTAACTACTTATGCTGGGTTATCCGCAACACAAGCAGCATCAATTTTTGCTATTTCAAGAATTCTTGATGCTGGTTTAAATCCAATCATGGGGATGATATCTGATAAATTTGGTATGACTCGACTAGGCCGTCGCTTCGGGCGTAGACGTTTTTTCTTATTGCTAGCAATACCTTTAGTGCCTATTTATGCTGCACTTTGGGTTACTGACATGCCCTATCTTTATTATTTGTTAATGATCATAGCAATAGAAACTGTTGCAACTATGGTTTTAATTCCTTGGGAAACACTGCCAACTGAAATGACAACAGACTTTAATAGTCGTTCATACATGGCTAACTGGCGATTTATCTGGGCTGGATTAGCATATACATTAGCAAACTTTATTCCAGGACAGCTATTCAAATACTTAGGTGAACATGACCCAGACGTCTTTTTCTATAACGCAATTATATTTAGCATTATATTTGCAATAGCATTTCTTGTTACTTATCTATGCACATGGGAACGTAGTGATATAGATGAGACATGTAACATTGAAGAGGTTTCTAGGTTAAATATAGATAAATCTAAAAAAGGTGTTGCTTGGCAACTGATCAAATCAACTATATATGAATCATTTTCCACATTAAAAATCCGAGCGTGGCGTCAACATCTCGTCATTTACATTAGCTCTTTTACGGCATTAGATTTATTCGGTGGGATATTTGTTTTTTGGGTTCTATATTCACTTAATTTAAATAAAGTGGTAGTCGCAGACAGCATGGCTTTAGGTGGTTTTATATCTTTACCTCTAGGTTTTTTATCAGCATGGTTCTTAATTAAGTTAGGTCCAAGAAAGATGTTTACGATCTGCTATGGAGTAGTATTATTATCCATTATTATAATTACATTGCTTTCTTATACCGACTTCGATTCAACTATGATGACGACCATTATATCTATTACTACGGTATTCTTTGTGGTGTTTAAAGGTCCTCTTTATTTCTTACCATGGAGCTTATACTCATTTATTCCTGATGTTGATGAGGTTGTAACCAAACAGCGTCGTGAAGGGACTTATGCGGGATTCATGACATTGATGAGAAAATTTACCCAAGCACTAAGCATGATGTTATTAGGGGTATTGCTTGATTTAGGTGGGCTAGTGAAAAACTCAAGTGCACAACCAGAATCATTGAATACTATGATGGCATGGATACTTTGTGTTGGCGTCGTGGGTGGCTTATTCGTCGCGTTATTTACAGTTTTCAAATATAACCTAAATAAGCATACACATAGCATACTTATCTCTGAGATTGACCGTTTGAAAAGTGGTGGTTCAATGGCTGATGTTACAGATGAAAGTCGCACTGTGGTTGAAGATCTAACTGGATATAAATATGAAGAAGTTTGGGGGAATAATACTTTATTTGTTGATCACTCAGAAAATATACAAGAAAAAGTCGAACTTAAAACAATATAG
- the uxuA gene encoding mannonate dehydratase, with protein sequence MKMNFRWYGEGNDEISLDKVKQIPGVEGIVWSLHDMAAGELWPEEKVKQAINYIQQHGFNADVVESVNIHEDIKLGLGSRDQYIEKYKETLRLLGKYGVKVVCYNFMPVFDWTRSDLYKDLPDGSNALFFEKSKISKIDPIELIEDMAKNTDVTMPGWEPERLSHLRETFKKYEGFTAEDLWSNLKHFLQEIIPVAEESGIKMAIHPDDPAFPIFGLPRIITNKENIGRFLKLVDNPHNGLTICTGSLGSIANDLVDIIDSFHDRIHFMHIRNVKRFDNGDFIESSHRTCDGSVDITGVVRVLHKHNYEGYVRPDHGRHIWGEEQWSRPGYGLYDRALGIMYIHGTWDSLEQLKGEKA encoded by the coding sequence ATGAAAATGAATTTTCGCTGGTACGGTGAAGGCAATGATGAAATAAGTTTAGACAAAGTAAAACAAATCCCAGGTGTCGAAGGCATTGTTTGGTCATTACATGATATGGCGGCTGGGGAGTTGTGGCCCGAAGAGAAGGTGAAGCAAGCCATTAACTATATCCAGCAGCATGGTTTTAATGCCGATGTGGTTGAAAGTGTTAACATTCACGAAGACATAAAGCTAGGCTTAGGATCACGAGACCAATACATTGAAAAATATAAAGAAACATTACGGTTACTTGGTAAATATGGAGTAAAAGTTGTTTGTTATAACTTTATGCCTGTTTTCGATTGGACACGAAGTGATTTATATAAAGACCTACCTGATGGTTCAAATGCGTTATTTTTTGAAAAAAGCAAGATATCTAAAATAGACCCGATTGAACTTATCGAAGATATGGCTAAAAATACTGATGTCACCATGCCTGGTTGGGAGCCGGAACGACTATCTCATTTACGAGAAACTTTCAAAAAATATGAAGGGTTTACCGCGGAAGATTTATGGTCAAATCTGAAACACTTTTTACAAGAAATAATCCCTGTTGCTGAAGAGTCAGGGATAAAAATGGCTATTCACCCTGACGATCCTGCATTTCCAATCTTTGGCTTACCTAGAATTATTACCAACAAGGAAAATATTGGCCGATTCCTAAAGTTGGTCGATAATCCACATAACGGTCTGACAATTTGTACGGGCTCACTTGGCTCTATTGCTAATGACTTAGTTGATATTATTGATAGTTTCCATGATCGTATTCACTTTATGCACATTAGAAATGTCAAACGCTTCGACAACGGGGACTTCATTGAAAGTTCACACCGTACTTGTGATGGATCTGTTGATATCACAGGTGTCGTTCGAGTACTGCATAAACATAACTATGAAGGCTATGTAAGACCGGATCATGGTCGTCATATTTGGGGTGAGGAACAATGGTCTCGTCCGGGATATGGTTTATATGACCGAGCACTCGGCATCATGTACATCCATGGCACTTGGGACTCGTTAGAGCAATTAAAAGGTGAAAAGGCATGA
- a CDS encoding mannitol dehydrogenase family protein, translated as MNTIRNFAALTSHAEQNDIQLQLPKYDRSKLETKIVHFGFGAFHRAHQALILDELLNRQGSSQSLWGICEVNLLGNNELIEQLRTQDHLFSVLEKSPDGDTVKVIGSVKESLTLSLDGYQAILNKLCEPQISIVSMTVTEKGYCIDAATGKLDLSHPVIQADLATPEQPTSMLGFLVIALKLRKDSGLAPFSIMSCDNIQENGHITRQAVLDLATAQDPVLAVWIDENVTFPNTMVDRIVPAITQQSLDDITHSLGLNDSVGIACEPFFQWVIEDNFVNGRPDWDKTGNDKICAQFVGDVLPFETMKLRMLNGSHSFLAYLGYLSGYKTIYETMQDSRFKQAALNLMLDEQKPTLSVPASFDLQGYALSLVNRYSNHKIEHKTWQIAMDGSQKLPQRALKSIEELIQNNKNYRYLALLVAGWIRYVRGEDEDNQPIDVQDPLAKELKALATEHSSLTGLDLVNRYLNVSQIFSQSLTNNKAFQIEVSSFYQALCEKGAKKTVHDLVNL; from the coding sequence ATGAATACAATTCGTAATTTCGCAGCGTTAACTTCTCATGCTGAACAAAACGATATTCAATTACAGTTACCCAAATACGATCGCAGCAAATTAGAAACCAAAATTGTTCACTTTGGTTTCGGGGCTTTTCATCGCGCTCACCAAGCGTTAATTCTGGATGAATTACTTAATCGTCAGGGTTCATCACAGTCACTTTGGGGCATTTGTGAGGTTAACCTATTAGGTAATAATGAATTAATAGAACAGCTCAGAACGCAAGATCATCTATTCAGTGTGCTAGAAAAAAGTCCTGATGGTGACACAGTTAAAGTGATTGGTAGTGTAAAAGAGTCACTAACACTCTCTCTCGATGGGTATCAAGCCATTCTAAATAAATTATGTGAGCCACAAATCTCGATTGTTTCAATGACGGTGACCGAAAAAGGCTACTGTATTGATGCAGCAACGGGGAAATTGGATCTATCGCATCCTGTAATTCAAGCTGACTTAGCGACACCAGAGCAGCCTACATCAATGCTTGGCTTTCTTGTCATTGCACTCAAGTTGCGTAAAGATTCAGGTTTAGCGCCTTTCTCCATTATGTCTTGTGACAACATTCAAGAAAATGGCCATATTACCCGTCAAGCCGTGTTGGATCTGGCCACTGCCCAAGACCCAGTATTGGCTGTATGGATTGATGAAAATGTCACGTTCCCCAACACTATGGTTGATCGAATCGTGCCTGCTATCACACAACAAAGTCTAGATGATATTACTCATTCATTAGGTTTGAACGACTCTGTCGGTATTGCTTGTGAACCTTTTTTTCAATGGGTAATTGAAGATAACTTTGTTAATGGCAGACCAGATTGGGATAAGACGGGTAACGATAAGATCTGCGCGCAATTTGTCGGAGATGTTCTACCTTTTGAAACCATGAAACTGCGTATGCTTAATGGTAGTCATTCCTTCTTGGCTTATCTTGGTTATTTATCTGGGTACAAGACCATTTATGAAACGATGCAAGATAGTCGATTTAAACAAGCAGCTTTAAATCTTATGTTAGATGAACAAAAACCAACGCTCAGTGTTCCTGCAAGTTTTGACTTGCAAGGTTATGCTCTATCATTGGTTAATCGATATTCTAATCATAAAATTGAGCATAAAACTTGGCAAATCGCTATGGATGGTAGCCAAAAACTGCCTCAGCGCGCACTAAAGTCCATAGAAGAACTTATTCAAAATAATAAGAATTACCGCTACTTGGCATTACTAGTTGCGGGATGGATCCGTTATGTCCGTGGTGAAGATGAAGATAATCAACCTATTGATGTTCAAGATCCTTTAGCCAAAGAACTCAAAGCACTTGCAACTGAGCATTCATCTTTAACGGGCTTGGATCTAGTGAATAGATATCTTAATGTTAGTCAAATCTTTTCTCAGAGCTTAACTAACAACAAAGCCTTTCAAATTGAGGTGTCTTCTTTCTACCAAGCTTTGTGTGAGAAAGGTGCGAAAAAGACCGTTCATGACTTAGTCAATCTTTAA
- the uxaC gene encoding glucuronate isomerase, protein MASFLTENFLLSNDTAQQLYHEYAALQPIYDYHCHLDPKEIAENRRFDNISQIWLEGDHYKWRAMRCAGIEEELITGQGSDYDKFIAWAHTVPKTLGNPLFHWTHLELRNPFGIKDMLLTPETADNLWHHCNELLATPEFSARGIMHAMNVKMVGTTDNPIDSLEHHRVIASDPSMTCKVLPSWRPDQAFKIELNGFSQYLKQLGDVTGIKITRFTELLQALDIRLLHFRAHGCRAADHGIETMRFADIPTESTLDTILSRRLNNESLTETEHAQFSTAVQVWLGKRYAHLGWVMQLHLGAQRDNNTRMLNLVGNNSGFDSIGDQNYAWELAHLLDEMDKTDELPRTILYCLNPRDNEMLATMIGNFQGGGIAGKVQFGSGWWFNDQKDGMRRQMEQLSQLGLISQFVGMLTDSRSFLSYTRHEYFRRILCNMIGQWAEHGEVPNDISLLGEMVKDICFTNAQRYFEQRD, encoded by the coding sequence ATGGCCTCTTTTTTAACAGAAAATTTTTTATTGAGTAATGATACCGCTCAACAGCTTTATCATGAATACGCCGCTCTACAGCCTATTTATGATTACCATTGTCATTTAGACCCTAAGGAAATTGCTGAAAATCGTCGCTTTGACAATATCAGTCAAATTTGGCTTGAAGGTGATCACTATAAATGGCGAGCGATGCGCTGTGCTGGAATTGAAGAAGAACTTATCACAGGGCAAGGTTCTGACTATGACAAGTTCATAGCTTGGGCACATACTGTTCCTAAAACGTTAGGGAACCCGCTGTTTCATTGGACACATTTAGAACTCAGAAATCCGTTTGGCATCAAAGATATGCTATTAACGCCAGAAACTGCTGATAATCTCTGGCACCACTGTAATGAATTACTTGCAACTCCCGAGTTTTCTGCACGAGGGATAATGCATGCAATGAATGTCAAAATGGTTGGTACAACAGATAATCCCATCGATTCTCTGGAACACCATCGAGTTATAGCAAGCGATCCGTCAATGACATGTAAAGTGTTACCAAGTTGGCGTCCTGATCAAGCCTTTAAAATCGAATTAAATGGCTTCAGCCAATATTTGAAACAATTAGGTGATGTAACAGGTATTAAAATCACCCGCTTTACTGAGTTGCTTCAGGCATTAGATATACGTTTACTCCATTTCAGAGCACATGGCTGTCGCGCTGCCGATCATGGCATAGAAACGATGCGTTTTGCTGACATTCCTACAGAGTCGACATTAGATACTATTCTTTCGCGTCGTTTAAACAATGAGTCGCTAACCGAAACAGAACATGCTCAATTTTCAACTGCAGTCCAAGTATGGTTAGGTAAGCGCTATGCTCACCTCGGTTGGGTAATGCAACTCCATCTAGGAGCTCAGCGGGACAATAATACCCGTATGTTAAATCTAGTCGGTAACAATAGTGGCTTCGATTCTATTGGTGATCAAAACTACGCTTGGGAACTGGCTCACTTACTTGACGAGATGGATAAAACCGATGAGCTCCCTCGCACGATTTTGTATTGCTTAAACCCACGAGATAACGAAATGTTGGCAACCATGATTGGTAACTTCCAAGGTGGAGGCATTGCCGGGAAAGTTCAATTTGGTTCAGGTTGGTGGTTTAACGATCAAAAAGATGGCATGCGCCGCCAAATGGAGCAGTTATCACAATTAGGCTTAATCAGCCAATTTGTTGGAATGCTGACCGATTCCCGTAGTTTTTTATCGTATACTCGTCATGAGTATTTCCGCCGAATACTTTGCAACATGATTGGCCAATGGGCTGAACATGGTGAAGTCCCGAATGATATTAGCTTACTTGGAGAAATGGTGAAGGATATTTGCTTTACTAATGCGCAACGCTATTTCGAGCAAAGAGACTAA
- a CDS encoding glycoside hydrolase family 43 protein gives MTHLNFPVLSDAEAVNQQDVERAASLKPISSPLVTHMYTADPSAHVFDGKIYIYPSHDIETAEPLDDDGSHFAMRDYHVFSLEQPYSIVTDHGVALDVTDVKWAEKQMWAPDAAEKDGKYYLFFPAKNYQGIFHIGVAISDRPQGPFTPMDTHIEGTFSIDPAVFQDDDNQYYLYFGGIWGGQLQHWTQGQWREESYPSDDEPALKPKVAKLADSMTELAEEVHDIEILDENGQLLKAGDLDRRYFEGPWIHKYNGTYYFSYSTGDTHKIVYATSDSPYGPFTYQGIILEPVLGWTTHHSIAQFNGKYYLFYHDSSLSCGQTHLRSMKMAELTHREDGSIETIQPYFN, from the coding sequence ATGACGCATTTGAACTTCCCTGTACTCAGTGACGCTGAAGCGGTCAATCAACAAGATGTTGAACGAGCCGCTTCATTAAAACCAATCTCTTCGCCACTCGTTACTCATATGTATACAGCAGATCCATCTGCACACGTATTTGATGGTAAAATTTATATTTATCCATCACACGACATCGAAACTGCTGAGCCGCTTGACGATGATGGCTCTCATTTTGCGATGCGGGATTATCATGTATTTTCATTAGAACAGCCATATTCAATCGTGACAGACCATGGCGTTGCGCTTGATGTTACAGACGTTAAATGGGCTGAAAAACAAATGTGGGCCCCTGATGCTGCAGAAAAGGACGGTAAGTATTACCTTTTTTTCCCAGCTAAAAACTATCAAGGTATCTTTCATATTGGTGTTGCTATCAGTGATCGACCACAAGGCCCTTTCACACCAATGGACACTCATATAGAAGGTACTTTCAGTATTGACCCTGCCGTTTTTCAAGATGATGACAATCAATATTATCTTTATTTTGGGGGCATTTGGGGGGGACAATTACAACACTGGACTCAAGGTCAATGGAGAGAAGAATCCTACCCTTCAGACGATGAACCCGCCCTAAAGCCTAAAGTAGCTAAACTAGCCGACTCTATGACGGAATTAGCTGAAGAAGTGCATGATATTGAAATTCTCGATGAAAATGGTCAATTGCTTAAAGCCGGTGATCTAGATCGCCGTTACTTTGAAGGGCCTTGGATACATAAGTATAACGGTACTTATTACTTCTCATATTCTACCGGCGATACTCATAAAATAGTCTATGCCACCAGCGATTCACCTTATGGTCCCTTTACGTATCAAGGTATTATATTGGAGCCAGTCTTAGGCTGGACAACTCACCACTCTATTGCGCAGTTTAACGGTAAATATTATCTGTTCTATCACGACAGCAGCTTATCTTGTGGTCAGACTCATCTAAGAAGTATGAAAATGGCTGAATTAACTCATCGAGAAGATGGAAGTATTGAAACCATTCAACCTTATTTTAATTAA
- the xylA gene encoding xylose isomerase, with amino-acid sequence MSKFFKNIAPIKFEGSESTTPLAFRHYDADKLILGKSMKDHLRFAACYWHNFCWQGHDIFGNPAFDRPWHQTGDAMEMAKMKADAAFEFFRKLNVPYYCFHDIDVAPEGNSIKEYVNNFAEMVDILEQKQSETGLKLLWGTANAFSNPRYMAGAGTNPDPKVFAYAATQIFNAMSATQRLGGENYVLWGGREGYETLLNTDLRQEREQLGRLMKMVVEHKHKIGFRGTILIEPKPQEPTKHQYDYDTATVYGFLKDFGLEQEVKVNIEANHATLAGHSFQHEVATAASLGLLGSIDANRGDPQLGWDTDQFPNSVEENTLVMYEILKAGGFTTGGFNFDSRVRRPSIDAEDLFHGHIGGMDTMALSLERAAKMIENDQLSKNIAQRYAGWNEDIGKKILSGEMSLRDLAKFAMDNNIQPVKQSGKQEYLENIVNSFIYK; translated from the coding sequence ATGAGTAAATTTTTTAAAAATATAGCTCCCATAAAATTTGAAGGTAGCGAATCAACGACGCCTCTTGCATTCCGCCATTATGACGCAGATAAACTCATTCTTGGTAAGTCAATGAAAGACCATTTGCGATTTGCTGCTTGTTACTGGCACAACTTCTGCTGGCAAGGACACGATATCTTTGGTAATCCTGCCTTCGACCGCCCATGGCACCAAACAGGTGACGCAATGGAAATGGCAAAAATGAAAGCCGATGCTGCTTTCGAATTCTTCAGAAAATTAAACGTCCCTTATTACTGTTTCCACGACATTGATGTGGCTCCTGAAGGCAACTCTATAAAGGAATACGTTAATAACTTCGCTGAAATGGTCGATATACTGGAACAAAAACAATCTGAAACCGGCTTAAAACTGCTTTGGGGTACGGCTAACGCATTCTCTAACCCTCGTTATATGGCAGGTGCTGGCACAAATCCAGATCCTAAAGTTTTCGCTTACGCGGCGACACAAATCTTCAATGCTATGAGTGCAACACAACGTCTAGGTGGTGAAAACTACGTTTTATGGGGAGGTCGTGAAGGTTACGAAACTCTACTCAATACTGACCTTCGTCAAGAGCGTGAGCAATTAGGCCGCTTGATGAAAATGGTGGTTGAGCACAAACATAAAATTGGTTTTAGAGGTACGATCTTAATTGAACCGAAACCACAAGAGCCCACCAAGCATCAGTATGATTACGATACCGCTACGGTTTATGGTTTCTTAAAAGACTTCGGTCTAGAGCAAGAAGTTAAAGTAAACATTGAAGCTAACCATGCAACCCTTGCTGGACATAGCTTCCAACATGAAGTCGCTACCGCGGCATCTCTCGGCTTGCTTGGATCTATCGACGCAAACCGTGGTGATCCTCAACTGGGTTGGGATACAGACCAGTTCCCGAATAGCGTTGAAGAAAACACGCTCGTTATGTATGAAATCTTAAAAGCAGGTGGCTTTACGACAGGTGGCTTTAACTTCGATTCACGCGTTCGTCGCCCATCTATTGATGCTGAAGACCTATTCCACGGCCACATTGGTGGAATGGATACTATGGCATTATCACTAGAACGAGCCGCTAAAATGATTGAAAATGACCAATTATCTAAGAACATTGCTCAGCGTTACGCCGGCTGGAATGAAGACATAGGTAAGAAAATCTTAAGTGGTGAAATGTCATTAAGAGATCTGGCCAAGTTTGCAATGGATAACAATATTCAACCTGTCAAACAATCAGGAAAACAAGAGTATTTGGAGAACATTGTAAACAGCTTTATCTACAAATAG
- a CDS encoding GDSL-type esterase/lipase family protein, with amino-acid sequence MKIKPQIKKDDTFLAKHQSFLSIPDKNIIDVVFLGDSLTRRWEEVPDLWDKYFSKYHPLNLGIGGDHIEHVMWRVENGELDHFEPQVIILQIGTNNLPHNPSNRSIVTGILDLITQIKQKNTAHIVVIGLYPRAPDDYINDYQSRIEEVNHLLSKYSSKLQYHYEYFGDIFIMPDGSINKDLMPDGLHLNYDGYQIAGSMIAEIINNLITSNT; translated from the coding sequence ATGAAAATCAAACCACAAATCAAGAAAGATGACACTTTTCTAGCTAAACACCAAAGTTTCCTGTCCATTCCTGACAAAAATATCATCGATGTAGTTTTTCTTGGCGATTCCTTAACTCGTCGCTGGGAAGAAGTCCCTGATCTTTGGGACAAATACTTTTCTAAGTATCACCCATTAAATTTAGGTATAGGTGGTGATCACATAGAACATGTTATGTGGCGAGTTGAAAATGGTGAATTGGATCATTTCGAACCTCAAGTAATCATACTGCAAATTGGCACAAATAACCTCCCTCACAATCCTTCCAATCGTTCTATTGTGACCGGAATTTTGGACCTGATTACTCAAATCAAACAAAAAAATACAGCACATATTGTTGTCATTGGTTTGTATCCTAGAGCCCCTGATGATTATATTAATGACTACCAAAGCAGAATTGAAGAAGTAAATCATCTGTTATCTAAATATTCGTCAAAATTACAATACCATTATGAATATTTTGGTGACATTTTTATTATGCCAGATGGTTCTATAAATAAGGATTTAATGCCGGATGGATTGCATTTAAATTATGATGGCTATCAAATTGCAGGCTCCATGATTGCAGAAATTATTAATAATTTGATAACAAGCAATACCTAA